In the candidate division KSB1 bacterium genome, one interval contains:
- a CDS encoding phosphoribosyl-AMP cyclohydrolase, with protein sequence MSNIDAESGKDIRLDFQKLRTVVACSEDVIPVIAQDTKSGRVLIVGYANQMALEKTLKSGKATFWSTSRDELWVKGESSGDVLLVDEVRVNCEQNALLYLCRLRGEGACHTRNSDGKARLSCFYRRIDGDALTFVDE encoded by the coding sequence AAAAGATATTCGCCTAGATTTTCAAAAATTACGAACTGTTGTGGCTTGCAGTGAGGATGTTATTCCAGTAATCGCTCAGGATACTAAGAGTGGGCGTGTTTTGATTGTGGGCTATGCCAATCAGATGGCACTGGAGAAAACATTGAAGAGTGGGAAGGCGACGTTTTGGTCCACCTCTCGGGATGAGCTGTGGGTGAAGGGGGAGTCATCTGGGGATGTGTTGCTTGTGGACGAGGTTCGGGTGAATTGTGAGCAGAATGCCTTGCTCTATTTGTGCCGGCTTCGGGGTGAAGGGGCGTGTCATACCCGAAATTCGGACGGGAAGGCCCGACTATCTTGTTTTTATCGCCGAATTGACGGGGATGCGTTGACCTTTGTAGATGAGTAG